A single window of Pseudomonas lijiangensis DNA harbors:
- a CDS encoding TlpA disulfide reductase family protein, which yields MARRLAAVAMFVGSLLLSGCGADLGVDQNGQKVSSERIDNHWLVINYWAEWCGPCRTEIPEFNHLSEELKDKKVSVLGVNFDNLQGDDLKNAANALGIKFTVLAQDPAERYNLPPSEALPVTYIIDDKGKMRAQLLGEQTAQGVTDKLKALRGEG from the coding sequence ATGGCGAGGCGATTGGCAGCGGTAGCGATGTTTGTCGGCAGTTTGCTGTTGAGCGGTTGTGGCGCGGATCTGGGGGTGGACCAGAACGGCCAGAAGGTGTCCAGCGAACGCATCGACAACCATTGGCTGGTGATTAACTACTGGGCGGAGTGGTGTGGCCCATGCCGTACCGAGATCCCCGAGTTCAATCACTTGTCCGAGGAACTCAAGGACAAGAAAGTCAGCGTGCTGGGTGTCAATTTCGACAACCTGCAGGGCGACGACCTGAAAAATGCTGCCAATGCCCTGGGCATCAAATTCACCGTCCTGGCCCAGGACCCTGCCGAGCGCTACAACCTGCCACCTTCCGAAGCGCTTCCGGTGACCTACATCATCGACGACAAAGGCAAGATGCGCGCGCAGTTGCTGGGCGAGCAGACCGCACAGGGCGTGACGGACAAGTTGAAGGCGTTGCGCGGGGAAGGCTGA
- the wrbA gene encoding NAD(P)H:quinone oxidoreductase, whose product MSDAYILVLFYSRNGSTSEMARQIARGIEMGGMEARLRTVPAISADCEATAPQIPENGALYATLDDLKNCSGLALGSPTRFGNMAAPLKYFLDGTSNLWLTGALVGKPASVFTSTASLHGGQETTLMSMLLPLLHHGMLVMGLPYSEAALLETAGGGTPYGASHHAGADGKRPLDRHETELCRALGLRLAKTALQLETPRG is encoded by the coding sequence ATGAGCGATGCCTACATTCTGGTTCTGTTCTACAGCCGCAACGGTTCCACCAGCGAGATGGCCCGCCAGATCGCTCGCGGCATCGAGATGGGCGGCATGGAAGCACGGCTGCGCACCGTGCCTGCCATTTCCGCCGACTGCGAAGCCACCGCTCCGCAGATCCCGGAAAACGGTGCGCTGTATGCAACGCTGGACGACCTGAAGAACTGCTCAGGCCTGGCGCTGGGCAGCCCGACCCGTTTCGGTAACATGGCTGCGCCGCTCAAGTACTTTCTGGACGGCACCAGCAACCTCTGGCTGACCGGTGCGCTGGTGGGCAAACCGGCCAGCGTGTTTACCTCCACCGCCAGCCTGCATGGCGGCCAGGAAACCACGCTGATGTCGATGCTGCTGCCTTTGCTGCACCACGGCATGTTGGTGATGGGTCTGCCTTACAGCGAAGCCGCGCTGCTGGAAACCGCCGGTGGCGGCACGCCTTATGGTGCAAGCCACCACGCCGGAGCTGACGGCAAGCGGCCGCTGGATCGCCATGAAACCGAACTGTGCCGCGCCCTTGGCCTGCGCCTGGCGAAAACCGCGCTGCAACTGGAGACGCCGCGTGGCTAA
- a CDS encoding DUF2069 domain-containing protein, whose amino-acid sequence MAKKPKVLPPREWLEPRVRISRAASLICFLGMVALLSVYYLFIADLHGARPPVILAVELLPLLLLAPGMLLGKTRGHSWTCFVINLYFIKGALAAFDPNRWLFGVLEMLASVAVFISALLYVRWRSQLDRTDRIMPIS is encoded by the coding sequence GTGGCTAAAAAGCCCAAAGTGCTGCCGCCCAGGGAATGGCTGGAGCCAAGGGTACGCATCAGCCGGGCCGCGAGCCTGATCTGCTTTCTGGGCATGGTCGCCCTGCTGTCGGTGTATTACCTGTTCATCGCCGACCTGCATGGCGCCCGCCCCCCTGTAATCCTGGCCGTCGAACTGCTGCCCCTGTTGTTACTGGCACCCGGCATGTTGCTGGGCAAAACGCGGGGGCACTCCTGGACCTGTTTTGTCATCAACCTGTATTTCATCAAGGGCGCCCTTGCCGCCTTCGACCCGAACCGCTGGCTGTTCGGCGTGCTGGAAATGCTGGCCAGTGTGGCGGTATTCATCAGTGCGCTGCTGTATGTGCGGTGGCGATCGCAACTTGACCGCACCGACCGAATCATGCCGATCAGTTAA
- a CDS encoding META domain-containing protein, with the protein MKHLAVLSLIGSALLVGCATEPKPIEQDQSYVLEWIGERPLIDSSRLTMTLGADGRAYGNAGCNHWFAPYTLKGQTISFGPIGNTRKMCVPPLMEQEQRFLKELSKVQRWDISPIEQLRLWPAEGKPLRFWPED; encoded by the coding sequence ATGAAACACCTGGCTGTACTGAGCCTGATCGGTAGTGCCCTGCTGGTCGGCTGTGCGACTGAGCCCAAACCCATCGAACAGGATCAGAGCTATGTGCTGGAGTGGATCGGCGAACGTCCGCTGATCGACAGCAGCCGCCTGACCATGACCCTCGGCGCCGATGGCCGCGCCTACGGCAACGCAGGCTGCAACCACTGGTTCGCGCCCTACACTCTGAAAGGCCAGACCATCAGCTTCGGCCCCATCGGCAACACGCGCAAAATGTGCGTACCGCCGTTGATGGAACAGGAGCAGCGTTTCCTGAAAGAACTGAGCAAGGTGCAGCGCTGGGATATTTCACCCATCGAGCAATTGCGCCTGTGGCCAGCCGAAGGCAAGCCATTGCGGTTCTGGCCTGAGGACTGA
- the cysM gene encoding cysteine synthase CysM: MTLQYQTIADCVGNTPLVRLQRIGGNTSNTLLLKLEGNNPAGSVKDRPALSMITRAELRGQIHAGDTLIEATSGNTGIALAMAAAIKGYRMILIMPDNSSAERKAAMTAYGAELILVSKEEGMEGARDLAERMQAEGRGKVLDQFANGDNPEAHYTSTGPEIWQQTGGTITHFVSSMGTTGTIMGTSRYLKEQNPDVQIVGLQPMEGAAIPGIRRWPQEYLPRIYQADRVDRIIDMAQQEAEDTMRRLAREEGIFCGVSSGGAVAGMLRLSREVENAVMVAIICDRGDRYLSTGVYDAPN; this comes from the coding sequence ATGACCTTGCAGTATCAAACCATTGCCGATTGCGTCGGCAACACCCCGCTCGTGCGCCTGCAACGCATCGGGGGTAATACCAGCAATACCCTCCTGTTGAAGCTCGAAGGTAACAACCCGGCTGGCTCGGTAAAAGACCGCCCGGCGCTGTCGATGATTACCCGTGCCGAACTGCGCGGCCAGATCCACGCGGGCGACACTCTGATCGAAGCCACTTCCGGCAATACCGGCATCGCCCTGGCCATGGCCGCAGCGATCAAGGGTTATCGCATGATTCTGATCATGCCGGACAACTCCAGTGCCGAACGCAAGGCTGCCATGACCGCCTATGGCGCGGAACTGATTCTGGTCAGCAAGGAAGAGGGCATGGAAGGCGCCCGCGACCTGGCTGAGCGCATGCAGGCCGAAGGCCGTGGCAAGGTGCTCGATCAATTCGCCAACGGCGACAATCCCGAAGCGCATTACACCAGTACCGGCCCGGAAATCTGGCAGCAGACTGGCGGCACCATCACCCATTTCGTCAGCTCCATGGGCACCACGGGGACCATCATGGGCACCTCGCGCTACCTCAAGGAGCAGAATCCGGACGTGCAGATCGTCGGTCTGCAGCCAATGGAAGGCGCCGCGATTCCAGGCATCCGCCGCTGGCCCCAGGAATACCTGCCGCGTATCTATCAGGCCGATCGTGTCGATCGCATCATCGACATGGCCCAGCAGGAAGCCGAAGACACCATGCGCCGACTGGCCCGCGAAGAAGGCATCTTCTGTGGCGTGTCGTCCGGTGGCGCTGTAGCCGGCATGTTGCGCCTGTCCCGTGAAGTCGAAAATGCGGTCATGGTCGCAATCATCTGTGACCGCGGCGACCGTTACCTGTCGACCGGCGTCTACGACGCGCCCAACTGA
- the arsC gene encoding arsenate reductase (glutaredoxin) (This arsenate reductase requires both glutathione and glutaredoxin to convert arsenate to arsenite, after which the efflux transporter formed by ArsA and ArsB can extrude the arsenite from the cell, providing resistance.), with translation MTDLTLYHNPRCSKSRGALELLQARGLTPDIVLYLETPPDAAQLRDLLAKLGIGPRQLLRSGEDDYKALNLADPSLSDEQLIAAMASHPKLIERPILVAGDKAVIGRPPENILELLP, from the coding sequence ATGACTGATCTGACGCTTTATCACAACCCGCGCTGCTCGAAATCCCGCGGCGCGCTGGAACTGCTGCAGGCCCGCGGCCTGACTCCGGACATCGTTCTGTACCTCGAAACCCCACCGGACGCCGCACAATTGCGCGACCTGCTGGCAAAGCTGGGGATTGGCCCACGGCAATTGCTGCGCAGTGGCGAAGATGACTACAAGGCCCTGAACCTGGCAGACCCGAGCCTGAGCGACGAGCAACTGATCGCCGCCATGGCTTCGCACCCCAAACTCATCGAGCGGCCGATCCTGGTCGCAGGCGACAAGGCGGTTATCGGTCGTCCTCCAGAAAACATACTGGAGCTATTGCCATGA
- a CDS encoding Yip1 family protein has protein sequence MIHHVWGLFTHPDREWRQIRGEEESIGHMYLTHTLILAAIPAVSAYIGTTQIGWAIGDSPPVMLTHGSAIGMTLMSYISMLLGVAVMGGFIHWMARTYDATPTLAQCVAFATYTATPLFIGGLAALYPHMWLGMLVGTAAICYTVYLLYVGLPTFMDIPEEEGFMFSSSVLAVGLVVLVAIMAFTVVLWGVGVGPEYTS, from the coding sequence ATGATCCATCACGTCTGGGGGCTGTTCACGCATCCCGATCGGGAATGGAGACAGATACGTGGCGAAGAAGAAAGCATTGGCCACATGTACCTCACTCACACCCTCATCCTGGCCGCGATCCCGGCAGTTTCCGCTTATATAGGCACCACCCAGATCGGCTGGGCCATCGGTGACAGCCCGCCGGTGATGCTGACCCACGGCAGCGCGATAGGCATGACGCTCATGTCATACATTTCCATGCTGCTGGGTGTTGCAGTAATGGGTGGCTTCATTCACTGGATGGCTCGCACCTACGATGCCACGCCAACCCTGGCCCAATGTGTTGCGTTTGCCACCTATACGGCCACGCCTCTGTTCATCGGCGGGCTGGCGGCGCTGTATCCCCATATGTGGCTGGGGATGCTGGTGGGGACTGCGGCCATTTGCTACACGGTTTACCTGCTCTATGTCGGGCTGCCGACGTTCATGGATATTCCCGAAGAAGAAGGCTTCATGTTTTCCAGCTCCGTCCTGGCCGTGGGCCTGGTGGTGCTGGTAGCGATCATGGCCTTTACCGTGGTGCTGTGGGGCGTCGGAGTCGGCCCGGAATACACCAGTTGA
- the rlmD gene encoding 23S rRNA (uracil(1939)-C(5))-methyltransferase RlmD, giving the protein MAKQPRGLRFQPAGGVKAAQIPAGKKQRLTIERLSSDGRGIAFLDGKTWFVAGSLGGEEVEARVLNAHGKIVEARTERVLQASDLRRPAACEHFGRCGGCSVQHVPHDEQLALKQRMLAEQLQRVANVVPDEWAAPLAGAELAYRRRARIAVRWDAKAKRLDVGFRAAASQDIVSIEHCPVLVQALQPIMTQLPALLKSFSKPQSLGHVELFSGSSIAVLLRHTAPLAEGDLAMLQGFCKEHDAQLWLHGEGEPQPADPDQALGYHLDPWNLQLAWRPGDFIQVNAAVNTAMIEQALQWLAPKADERVMDLFCGLGNFALPLAGMAREVVAVEGVATMVERASANAVSNDLHNVRFFQADLSQPLTQASWAADGFSAVLLDPPRDGAFEVVRQIRKSGARRLVYVSCNPATLARDTVELVNQGYRLKRAGILDMFPQTAHVEAMALFEASK; this is encoded by the coding sequence ATGGCCAAACAACCAAGAGGGCTGCGCTTCCAACCCGCTGGAGGCGTCAAGGCTGCGCAGATCCCTGCTGGCAAGAAACAGCGGCTGACCATTGAACGCCTGTCCAGTGACGGACGCGGCATCGCCTTTCTCGACGGCAAGACCTGGTTCGTAGCAGGCAGCCTTGGAGGTGAGGAGGTCGAGGCGCGGGTGCTCAATGCCCACGGCAAGATTGTCGAAGCGCGTACCGAGCGAGTGTTGCAGGCCAGCGATCTGCGTCGCCCGGCAGCGTGCGAACATTTTGGTCGCTGCGGCGGTTGCAGCGTGCAACATGTGCCCCATGACGAACAGCTTGCCCTGAAACAGCGCATGCTGGCCGAGCAGTTGCAGCGGGTCGCGAATGTCGTGCCGGATGAATGGGCCGCGCCTCTTGCCGGTGCCGAACTGGCCTACCGCCGACGTGCGCGCATCGCCGTGCGCTGGGATGCCAAGGCCAAACGGCTGGATGTGGGCTTTCGTGCGGCAGCCAGTCAGGACATCGTCAGCATCGAGCATTGCCCGGTGCTGGTACAGGCCTTGCAACCGATCATGACGCAACTGCCTGCCTTGTTGAAAAGCTTCAGCAAACCTCAGTCGCTGGGTCACGTTGAATTGTTCAGCGGTTCTTCCATTGCCGTGTTGCTGCGTCACACCGCGCCTCTGGCCGAGGGTGATCTGGCCATGCTGCAAGGGTTCTGCAAGGAGCATGACGCGCAACTCTGGCTGCATGGCGAAGGCGAGCCGCAACCGGCAGACCCGGATCAGGCATTGGGCTATCATCTTGACCCATGGAATCTGCAATTGGCCTGGAGGCCGGGGGATTTCATTCAGGTCAACGCGGCGGTGAATACCGCGATGATCGAGCAGGCGTTGCAGTGGCTGGCGCCCAAGGCTGACGAGCGAGTGATGGATCTGTTCTGTGGCTTGGGCAACTTTGCTCTGCCGCTGGCCGGGATGGCCCGGGAAGTGGTTGCGGTCGAGGGGGTTGCGACCATGGTCGAGCGTGCCTCTGCCAATGCAGTGAGTAATGATCTGCATAACGTCAGGTTTTTTCAGGCGGATCTTTCCCAGCCGCTGACACAAGCAAGCTGGGCCGCTGACGGGTTTTCTGCGGTACTCTTGGACCCACCGCGCGACGGGGCTTTTGAAGTAGTGCGCCAGATCAGGAAATCAGGCGCCAGACGGTTGGTTTATGTTTCATGCAACCCGGCAACTTTGGCTCGCGACACGGTCGAATTGGTCAATCAGGGCTACCGATTAAAACGTGCCGGAATACTCGATATGTTTCCACAGACGGCCCATGTCGAGGCGATGGCTTTATTTGAAGCGAGTAAGTGA
- a CDS encoding DNA-3-methyladenine glycosylase I: MHDYKWLNEYCLNRFGSAKALEALLPVPHTPKQLMAFGDDRYLSTMALRVFRAGLKHSLVDAKWPVFEEVFFRFDPEKVVLMGADHLERLMQDTRIIRHLGKLKSVPRNAQLILDVAQEHGSFAKFIAQWPVDDITGLWQYLAKHGNQMGGLSAPRFLRMVGKDTFIPSQDVVAALNAQNIVDKVPTSKRDQAIVQDVFNQWHAQSGRPMCQLSAMLAFTVNH; encoded by the coding sequence ATGCACGATTACAAGTGGTTGAACGAATACTGTCTGAACCGTTTCGGCTCGGCCAAGGCACTTGAGGCGCTGCTGCCGGTGCCGCATACGCCGAAGCAACTGATGGCTTTCGGCGATGATCGCTATCTGTCGACCATGGCGCTGCGAGTCTTTCGGGCAGGCTTGAAGCACAGTCTGGTGGATGCTAAATGGCCTGTGTTCGAGGAAGTGTTCTTTCGCTTCGATCCGGAGAAAGTCGTACTGATGGGGGCTGACCATCTGGAGCGGCTGATGCAGGACACTCGCATCATTCGCCACCTGGGCAAGCTCAAGAGCGTGCCACGCAATGCGCAACTGATTCTGGATGTCGCCCAGGAACACGGCAGCTTCGCCAAATTCATCGCCCAATGGCCTGTCGATGACATCACCGGCCTATGGCAATACCTGGCCAAGCACGGCAATCAGATGGGTGGGCTTTCAGCGCCGCGCTTCCTGCGCATGGTGGGCAAGGACACCTTTATCCCGAGCCAGGATGTAGTGGCTGCCCTGAACGCGCAGAACATCGTCGATAAAGTACCGACCAGCAAGCGCGATCAGGCCATCGTGCAGGATGTCTTCAATCAGTGGCATGCCCAGAGCGGGCGTCCGATGTGCCAGCTCTCGGCGATGCTGGCCTTCACCGTCAACCACTGA
- the ttcA gene encoding tRNA 2-thiocytidine(32) synthetase TtcA: protein MGTLSVNQNKLQKRLRRLAGEAVTDFNMIEDGDKVMVCLSGGKDSYTMLDVLMHLQKVAPIKFEIVAVNMDQKQPGFPEHVLPAYLATLGIEYHIVEKDTYSVVKELVPEGKTTCSLCSRLRRGTLYTFADEIGATKMALGHHRDDIVETFFLNMFFNGSLKAMPPKLRSDDGRNVVIRPLAYCHEKDIQAYSDFKEFPIIPCNLCGSQENLQRQVVKEMLIEWERKTPGRTESIFRALQNVHPSQLADRNLFDFTSLRMDETAASRFVNVVNI from the coding sequence ATGGGCACCCTTTCAGTCAATCAGAACAAACTGCAGAAACGCCTGCGTCGGCTGGCCGGCGAAGCGGTTACCGACTTCAACATGATTGAAGATGGCGACAAGGTGATGGTCTGTCTCTCCGGCGGCAAGGACAGCTACACCATGCTCGACGTGCTGATGCATCTGCAGAAGGTCGCGCCGATCAAGTTCGAGATCGTTGCCGTGAACATGGACCAGAAGCAGCCAGGTTTCCCGGAGCATGTGCTGCCAGCCTATCTGGCAACCCTGGGTATCGAATACCACATCGTCGAAAAAGACACCTATTCGGTGGTCAAGGAGCTGGTTCCGGAAGGCAAGACCACCTGTTCGCTGTGCTCGCGTCTGCGTCGTGGCACCCTGTATACCTTCGCCGACGAGATCGGCGCCACCAAAATGGCGCTGGGGCATCATCGCGACGATATCGTCGAAACCTTCTTTCTGAACATGTTCTTCAACGGTTCGCTCAAGGCCATGCCGCCCAAGCTGCGCTCCGACGACGGCCGCAACGTGGTGATCCGCCCGTTGGCTTACTGCCATGAGAAGGACATTCAGGCGTATTCGGACTTCAAGGAATTCCCGATCATTCCGTGCAACCTGTGCGGCTCCCAGGAAAACCTGCAGCGCCAGGTGGTCAAGGAAATGCTCATCGAGTGGGAACGCAAGACGCCCGGCCGTACCGAAAGCATCTTCCGCGCCTTGCAGAACGTTCATCCGTCGCAACTGGCCGACCGCAACCTGTTTGACTTCACCAGCCTGCGCATGGACGAAACCGCAGCCTCGCGGTTCGTCAATGTGGTGAATATCTGA
- a CDS encoding response regulator — translation MLTKLGIKGRVLLLTILPASLIALMMGTYFTVMQLHELQGQLLQRGEMIAQELAPLSAPALGRRDKTLLSRIASQTLEQADVRSVSFLDPERNPLAHAGPSMIAPSPIGNSTQLLNTSANDATRYLLPVFGNQRHLTSEIIPAEADRLLGWVELEISHNGTLLRGYRSLFVSSLLILFGLALTAIVAVRMSRTINEPLSQIKQAVSQLKDGNLEARVPPLGSAELDVLASGINRMASTLQNAQEELQHSVDQATEDVRQNLETIEIQNIELDLARKEALEASRIKSEFLANMSHEIRTPLNGILGFTHLLQKSELTPRQRDYMNTIEKSADSLLSIINEILDFSKIEAGKLVLENVPFNLRDLLQDTMTILAPAAHAKQLELVSLVYRDTPLSLSGDPLRLKQILTNLVSNAIKFTREGTIVARAMVEDETEEHAQLRISVQDTGIGLSSQDVRALFQAFSQADNSLSRQPGGTGLGLVISKRLIEQMGGEIGVDSTPGIGSEFWITLTLPKAREEVEELLYKPLEGVRAAVLEHHELARQALEHQLEDCGLETLIFNNLENLLNGVTAAHQTSTAIDLAVLGVTAHEIPPERLRQHIWDLENLGCKVLVLCPTTEQALFQLSVPDVYNQLQAKPACTRKLQKALSELIAPKVVRTDVVQPLASRPPKVLCVDDNPANLLLVQTLLEDMGALVVAVDSGYAALHCVQTETFDLVLMDVQMPGMDGRQATEAIRVWELERQCTSLPIVALTAHAMANEKRSLLQSGMDDYLTKPISERQLAQVVLKWTGLALRTPLPERPSDTQQNHAGPLVLDHEEGLRLAAGKPDLATDMLAMLLASLDADREAIRLARAAEDIQGLIERVHRLHGATRYCGVPQLRAACQRAETLLKQDSPEAIDALDDLDKAITRLAVEARVTA, via the coding sequence GTGCTGACCAAACTGGGTATAAAAGGCCGCGTATTACTGCTGACTATTCTGCCGGCCAGTTTGATCGCGCTGATGATGGGCACTTACTTCACGGTGATGCAGCTTCACGAGTTGCAGGGCCAGTTGCTGCAACGCGGTGAAATGATTGCCCAGGAACTGGCGCCACTGTCCGCCCCCGCGCTGGGACGCAGAGACAAGACCCTCCTGAGTCGCATCGCCTCCCAGACCCTCGAACAGGCCGATGTACGTTCGGTGTCCTTTCTGGACCCCGAGCGCAATCCCCTTGCCCATGCCGGCCCGAGCATGATCGCGCCTTCACCCATCGGTAACAGCACCCAGTTGCTCAACACGTCTGCCAACGATGCGACCCGTTACCTGCTGCCGGTATTTGGCAATCAGCGCCACCTGACCAGCGAAATCATCCCCGCCGAAGCCGACCGGCTGCTGGGCTGGGTTGAGCTGGAAATTTCCCACAACGGCACTTTGCTGCGTGGCTATCGCAGCCTGTTCGTCAGCAGCCTGCTGATCCTCTTCGGCCTGGCGCTGACTGCCATTGTCGCGGTACGCATGAGCCGCACCATCAATGAACCCCTGAGCCAGATCAAACAGGCAGTGTCGCAACTCAAGGACGGCAACCTCGAAGCACGAGTACCGCCGCTGGGCAGCGCGGAACTGGATGTGCTCGCCTCCGGCATCAATCGCATGGCTTCGACCTTGCAGAATGCCCAGGAAGAATTGCAGCACAGCGTCGATCAGGCCACGGAAGACGTCAGGCAGAACCTGGAAACCATCGAGATCCAGAACATCGAACTGGATCTGGCACGCAAGGAAGCACTGGAAGCCAGCCGGATCAAATCCGAGTTCCTGGCCAACATGAGCCATGAAATCCGCACCCCGCTCAACGGCATTCTGGGCTTCACCCATCTGTTGCAGAAAAGCGAGCTGACCCCGCGCCAGCGCGATTACATGAACACCATCGAGAAGTCGGCCGACAGCCTGCTGAGCATCATCAACGAGATTCTCGACTTCTCCAAGATCGAAGCTGGCAAGCTGGTACTGGAAAACGTCCCGTTCAACCTGCGCGACCTGCTGCAGGACACCATGACTATCCTGGCTCCGGCAGCCCATGCCAAGCAGCTTGAACTGGTCAGCCTGGTTTATCGCGACACGCCATTGTCCCTGTCGGGCGACCCGCTGCGCCTCAAGCAGATCCTGACCAATCTGGTCAGCAACGCGATCAAGTTCACCCGCGAAGGCACCATCGTCGCCCGGGCCATGGTCGAAGACGAAACCGAGGAACACGCGCAGTTGCGCATCAGCGTTCAGGACACCGGCATCGGCCTGTCCAGCCAGGATGTACGCGCCCTGTTCCAGGCCTTCAGTCAGGCGGACAATTCGTTGTCTCGCCAGCCGGGCGGCACAGGCCTCGGGCTGGTGATTTCCAAACGCCTGATCGAGCAGATGGGCGGCGAGATTGGCGTGGACAGCACGCCGGGCATCGGCTCCGAGTTCTGGATCACGCTGACGCTGCCCAAGGCCCGGGAAGAAGTCGAAGAGCTGCTGTACAAGCCGCTGGAAGGCGTTCGCGCCGCCGTGCTTGAACACCATGAACTGGCCCGTCAGGCTCTGGAACACCAACTGGAAGACTGCGGGCTTGAAACCCTGATCTTCAATAATCTGGAAAACCTGCTCAACGGGGTGACCGCCGCCCACCAGACATCGACAGCCATCGATCTGGCGGTGCTGGGCGTTACCGCCCATGAAATCCCGCCGGAGCGGCTGCGCCAGCACATATGGGATCTGGAGAACCTGGGCTGCAAGGTGCTGGTGTTGTGCCCGACCACCGAGCAGGCGCTGTTCCAGTTGTCGGTGCCAGATGTCTATAACCAGTTGCAGGCCAAGCCCGCCTGCACCCGCAAACTGCAGAAAGCCCTGTCGGAACTGATTGCGCCCAAAGTGGTGCGCACCGACGTTGTCCAGCCATTGGCCAGTCGCCCGCCAAAAGTCCTGTGCGTGGACGACAACCCCGCCAACCTGTTGCTGGTCCAGACCCTGCTCGAAGACATGGGCGCGCTGGTCGTGGCGGTCGACAGTGGTTATGCGGCGCTGCATTGCGTGCAGACCGAAACCTTCGATCTGGTGCTGATGGATGTGCAGATGCCGGGCATGGATGGACGTCAGGCCACTGAAGCGATTCGGGTCTGGGAACTGGAGCGCCAGTGTACGTCCCTGCCCATCGTCGCCCTCACCGCCCATGCCATGGCCAATGAAAAGCGTTCCTTGCTGCAAAGCGGCATGGACGATTACCTGACCAAGCCCATCAGCGAGCGGCAACTGGCGCAAGTAGTGCTCAAGTGGACAGGACTGGCCTTGCGCACGCCGCTGCCGGAGCGCCCGTCCGATACCCAGCAGAACCATGCAGGGCCGCTGGTGCTCGATCACGAAGAAGGTTTGCGTCTGGCTGCCGGCAAGCCCGATCTGGCAACCGATATGCTGGCCATGCTGCTGGCATCGCTGGATGCCGACCGCGAGGCCATTCGGCTGGCACGAGCCGCCGAAGACATTCAGGGCCTGATCGAGCGCGTCCATCGCCTTCACGGCGCCACACGCTACTGCGGCGTACCGCAACTGCGCGCCGCCTGCCAACGCGCCGAAACCCTGCTCAAACAGGATTCGCCAGAGGCTATCGATGCCCTGGACGATCTGGATAAAGCCATTACCCGGCTGGCCGTCGAAGCTCGTGTAACCGCCTAA
- a CDS encoding 2-hydroxyacid dehydrogenase, with amino-acid sequence MRTLIFSSQTYDRESFLAAQAPEGLELHFQPARLTLETATLAQDYPVVCAFINDDLSAPVLERLAAGGTRLIALRSAGYNHVDLQAAQRLGLAVVRVPAYSPHAVAEHAVALILALNRHLNRAYNRTREGDFSLHGLTGFDLVGKTVGVIGTGQIGATFAKIMSGFGCKLLAYDPYPNPQVLALGAEYLSLPALLEQAQIISLHCPLTEQTRHLINQQSLATLQRGAMLINTGRGALVETPALIDALKTGQLGYLGLDVYEEEAQLFFADRSDLPLQDDVLARLLTFPNVIITAHQAFLTQEALGAIARTTLDNIAAWNAGTPQNRVEAQA; translated from the coding sequence CTGCGCACCCTGATTTTCAGCAGCCAGACCTATGACCGGGAAAGCTTCCTGGCCGCCCAGGCACCCGAAGGCCTGGAACTGCATTTCCAGCCCGCTCGCCTGACCCTGGAAACCGCCACACTGGCCCAGGACTACCCGGTGGTCTGCGCCTTTATCAATGACGACCTCAGCGCCCCGGTACTGGAGCGTCTGGCAGCCGGTGGCACCAGGCTGATTGCCCTGCGCTCGGCGGGTTACAACCATGTGGACCTGCAAGCCGCCCAGCGACTCGGCCTCGCCGTCGTCCGGGTTCCGGCGTATTCGCCCCATGCCGTGGCCGAGCACGCCGTGGCCTTGATCCTGGCCCTCAACCGCCATCTGAATCGCGCCTACAACCGCACCCGCGAAGGCGACTTCAGCCTGCATGGCCTGACCGGTTTCGATCTGGTGGGCAAGACCGTCGGCGTGATCGGCACCGGGCAGATCGGCGCAACCTTCGCGAAGATCATGTCGGGTTTTGGCTGCAAGCTGCTGGCTTACGATCCGTACCCGAATCCGCAAGTCCTGGCCCTGGGTGCCGAATATCTGAGCCTGCCCGCCCTGCTTGAACAGGCGCAGATCATCAGCCTGCATTGCCCGCTGACCGAGCAGACCCGCCACCTGATCAACCAGCAATCCCTGGCCACCCTGCAACGAGGCGCCATGCTCATCAATACCGGTCGTGGGGCGCTGGTGGAAACACCTGCATTGATCGACGCCCTCAAGACCGGGCAACTGGGGTATCTGGGGCTGGATGTCTATGAAGAGGAAGCGCAACTGTTCTTCGCCGACCGCTCGGACCTGCCGTTGCAGGACGACGTGCTGGCGCGCCTGCTGACTTTTCCCAATGTCATCATCACCGCTCATCAGGCTTTTCTGACTCAGGAAGCACTGGGCGCCATTGCCCGTACAACTCTGGATAATATTGCAGCGTGGAATGCAGGTACTCCGCAAAACCGGGTAGAAGCCCAAGCGTGA